A single region of the Blastopirellula marina genome encodes:
- a CDS encoding TolB family protein, whose product MSPADDEIVFNAMGKGGRDLYLFNLTTKKARRIASTPDYETAPSFSPDGQSIVYSSGVSGDRADHIFTIRRDGTAITQLTYEDANDTSPRFSPDGSTITFARDKTYQWGGLAANWEQGGVICLIDATGNNLRQLTSDDIFAFEPFFSNDGLHIVFSTPNGRMTIPVDGSSAPQAIPGPSGAVPSPDGKFIAYSKGKFEPDLRICITDPNEAAERELTPNIGGCYHPVFTHAGDRILFQRSEWPNGLTGGNVKFSVWQIDLDTGVTQILADRSLIDSPLTWKPQPKP is encoded by the coding sequence GTGTCTCCAGCAGATGACGAAATCGTGTTCAATGCAATGGGCAAAGGGGGACGCGACCTATACCTTTTCAACTTGACCACGAAGAAAGCCAGACGAATTGCCTCAACGCCAGATTACGAGACAGCACCAAGTTTTTCTCCCGATGGTCAATCAATCGTCTATTCGTCTGGTGTTTCTGGTGACCGCGCGGACCATATCTTCACGATTCGGCGCGATGGTACCGCAATAACTCAGCTTACCTATGAAGATGCCAATGATACTTCGCCGCGATTCTCGCCAGATGGAAGTACCATTACCTTCGCGCGCGATAAGACTTACCAGTGGGGCGGTCTGGCTGCAAACTGGGAGCAGGGGGGCGTTATTTGTTTGATCGATGCCACTGGAAACAATTTACGCCAACTCACCTCGGACGATATATTTGCGTTCGAACCATTCTTCAGCAACGATGGCTTGCACATTGTCTTCTCGACCCCCAACGGCAGAATGACAATTCCTGTCGATGGTTCGTCGGCACCTCAAGCAATTCCTGGCCCGTCGGGAGCAGTTCCATCTCCCGATGGCAAGTTCATTGCCTATTCAAAAGGAAAGTTTGAGCCTGACTTGAGGATCTGTATCACCGACCCCAACGAGGCGGCAGAACGCGAACTCACACCAAACATCGGAGGCTGTTATCACCCTGTATTCACACATGCAGGCGACCGAATACTTTTCCAGCGTTCGGAGTGGCCCAATGGTCTCACAGGCGGCAACGTGAAGTTCAGCGTGTGGCAGATCGATCTCGATACCGGCGTCACACAAATACTTGCTGATCGCAGCTTGATCGATTCCCCTCTGACTTGGAAGCCCCAACCAAAGCCATAA
- a CDS encoding cation:dicarboxylate symporter family transporter — protein sequence MATSTPRKRHPSFSTWVVISLILGVGCGLFLGEYAQYINWVSDLYVGLLQMAVLPYVLVSLVTNIGQLTRETGIRLLRISLLVLLVLWAIGLVSLAVSAMAFPQWDTGSFYSSRFTDPPPAYDWKRLFIPSNPFESLAENAVPAVVVFAIGLGFALMRMPGKEKLLEPLSVLIEALAKVNKMVVQLTPIGLFAIATNTAGTIELGQLSLLQGYLLAYCLPAIILSLVVMPAFVSAVTPLRYWDILRASRDPLITAFVIGNSFVVLPMIVESVKRLQQGNSLGDSLHGNKPESLVPLAYPMPDIGRIVALVFIPFAAWFSGTVIALDKYPPLMGVGFLGAFGKPVITIPLLLNMAELPSDLFNLYLISGVVAARFGDLMKSMHLISFTLLTFCVLNGTIRFQPTKIVGRFIGSFLLLLATSLATRGYLIAEFQDHYSREALLTERTMVPIRRGHGFTMSKHKILEQSAPNPQPIKPGETRIQRIQESGVLRVGFSADRMPFAYYNGQRQLIGFDIQMAYILANDLGVDLEFVPIDRNKLVQQLQEDHFDVVMSAVEGNVDRAISFPSSDPYMEVTMALVVPDYNEYKFRQLDEMLKIPHVKLAAVKNSYFASLAKKDFPENFEVVEIETVDEYFAGRYREVDGLILSAESGSAWTLLYPHFAVANPLNGRNRVPLYYLTGNDAEFNQVLESWLRLKRADGTYKLLYDYWILGEEKRPQKPRWSVLRNVLGWVE from the coding sequence ATGGCAACTTCTACCCCTCGTAAGAGACACCCCAGCTTCTCGACCTGGGTTGTGATTTCCTTGATCTTGGGGGTCGGATGCGGGCTGTTTTTGGGAGAATATGCCCAGTACATCAATTGGGTTAGTGATCTGTACGTCGGCTTGTTGCAAATGGCCGTTTTGCCGTACGTGTTGGTTTCGCTGGTCACTAATATCGGGCAGCTGACGCGAGAAACGGGTATTCGGCTGTTGCGTATCAGTTTGTTGGTGTTGCTGGTATTGTGGGCGATTGGCCTGGTTTCGCTGGCCGTTAGCGCGATGGCGTTTCCGCAGTGGGATACCGGTTCGTTTTATAGCAGTCGCTTCACCGATCCTCCCCCGGCTTACGACTGGAAGAGACTATTCATTCCGTCGAACCCTTTCGAGTCGCTGGCCGAGAACGCGGTGCCGGCGGTGGTCGTCTTTGCGATCGGGCTTGGCTTTGCCCTGATGCGTATGCCGGGCAAAGAGAAACTGTTAGAGCCGCTATCCGTGTTGATCGAGGCGTTGGCGAAGGTCAACAAGATGGTCGTCCAACTGACGCCGATTGGGCTGTTTGCCATTGCCACCAATACGGCCGGCACGATTGAATTGGGGCAGTTGAGTTTGCTGCAAGGCTACTTGCTGGCGTACTGCTTGCCAGCGATTATTCTCTCGCTGGTCGTCATGCCTGCATTTGTTTCAGCGGTGACGCCGCTACGCTACTGGGATATTCTACGAGCCTCGCGCGATCCGCTGATTACGGCGTTCGTGATCGGCAATTCGTTTGTTGTCTTGCCGATGATTGTCGAAAGCGTGAAACGGCTGCAGCAAGGTAACAGCCTGGGGGATAGTCTGCATGGGAACAAGCCGGAGTCGCTTGTTCCGCTGGCGTACCCGATGCCTGATATCGGTCGAATCGTGGCGCTAGTATTTATTCCGTTCGCTGCCTGGTTTTCTGGCACCGTGATTGCCCTTGATAAGTACCCTCCGCTGATGGGTGTTGGGTTTTTGGGGGCATTTGGCAAACCAGTGATTACAATTCCGTTACTCTTGAACATGGCCGAGTTGCCGAGTGACCTGTTTAATTTGTACTTGATCTCAGGGGTTGTCGCGGCGCGTTTCGGCGACCTGATGAAGTCGATGCACCTGATTTCGTTCACTCTGCTTACCTTTTGCGTACTGAACGGGACGATTCGTTTTCAACCGACGAAGATCGTCGGCAGATTCATCGGCTCGTTTCTGTTGCTGCTGGCGACCTCGCTGGCGACACGAGGCTACTTGATCGCGGAATTCCAGGACCACTATTCACGTGAAGCCCTGCTCACTGAGCGGACGATGGTTCCCATTCGCCGTGGCCATGGTTTTACGATGTCAAAGCATAAGATTCTGGAACAATCGGCTCCCAATCCGCAACCGATCAAGCCAGGCGAAACTCGCATCCAGCGCATTCAAGAGAGTGGCGTGTTGCGTGTCGGTTTCAGTGCCGATCGGATGCCGTTTGCTTACTACAACGGCCAGCGACAATTGATCGGGTTTGACATTCAGATGGCCTATATCCTGGCCAACGATTTGGGTGTCGATCTCGAGTTTGTACCGATCGACCGAAACAAACTGGTGCAGCAACTGCAGGAAGACCACTTCGACGTGGTGATGTCGGCGGTGGAAGGCAACGTCGACAGAGCGATCTCATTTCCTTCAAGTGATCCGTACATGGAGGTGACAATGGCCTTGGTTGTGCCGGATTACAACGAGTACAAGTTCCGCCAGCTCGATGAGATGTTGAAGATTCCACACGTGAAACTGGCAGCCGTCAAGAATAGCTACTTCGCGTCTTTAGCCAAAAAGGACTTTCCAGAGAACTTCGAGGTGGTGGAAATCGAAACGGTCGACGAATACTTCGCTGGCCGGTATCGAGAGGTGGATGGGCTGATCCTTAGTGCCGAATCTGGATCGGCCTGGACCCTGCTGTATCCTCACTTTGCGGTGGCCAACCCGCTGAATGGCCGCAACCGTGTCCCACTATATTACCTGACTGGCAACGACGCGGAATTCAACCAGGTTCTGGAAAGCTGGTTGCGACTGAAGCGAGCCGACGGAACCTATAAGTTGCTATACGACTATTGGATCCTGGGAGAAGAGAAGCGACCGCAAAAGCCACGCTGGTCGGTGCTGCGGAATGTTTTGGGGTGGGTTGAGTAG
- a CDS encoding sigma-54-dependent transcriptional regulator: protein MQFKRLTIYGSNPDALDDLRSAFQMAAPDCEVRVVQSEKELLREVSAQADDSLFVIHGPHASSKLIGAMRQLSSTALVVIAADQGSVETAASAIAMGANDFLVRGPQLAARVATLLGKMGYLLEVLREARSLDAQNTQLQKDLRFLGQIIGNSPQMNAIVDRVHLVARVPRPVLIVGERGTGKEVIARAIHYAQDDHARPMVTVNCAAFTTALLESELFGHEKGAFTGADETRDGKFGLAHGGTLFLDEIGHMSLPFQRKILRVVEYGTYNRVGGHTELRTSARIIAATNVDLRQRIREGEFLSDLYDRLAFEVIEVPTLRDREGDIEVLAQHFLDQFAQEIPRFAGKQLSRSAINVLRRYRFPGNVRELKNIIERAAYRDTTDEITPEDIGMLANDPQDVAGSGFKERLDNFCRLMISEAMTQCGENQAAAARQLGLSYHQFRYYYAKYLGDES from the coding sequence ATGCAATTCAAACGGCTAACGATCTACGGTTCCAACCCCGATGCACTGGACGATTTGCGTTCGGCGTTTCAAATGGCTGCGCCCGACTGCGAGGTGCGGGTGGTGCAATCAGAAAAGGAACTGCTGCGTGAGGTCAGCGCCCAGGCCGACGACAGTCTGTTCGTCATTCATGGTCCGCATGCCAGTAGCAAGCTGATTGGGGCCATGCGTCAGTTGTCGTCGACGGCACTGGTGGTGATTGCGGCCGATCAAGGAAGCGTCGAGACGGCAGCTTCGGCGATTGCGATGGGAGCGAATGATTTTCTTGTTCGTGGTCCGCAGCTGGCGGCACGGGTGGCGACGCTATTAGGGAAAATGGGCTACCTACTGGAAGTGCTCCGCGAAGCGCGGTCGCTTGATGCCCAGAACACGCAGTTGCAGAAGGATCTACGCTTTCTCGGACAGATCATCGGCAACTCACCGCAAATGAATGCGATTGTCGATCGCGTACATTTGGTAGCGCGCGTACCGCGGCCGGTCCTGATTGTCGGGGAACGGGGCACCGGCAAAGAGGTCATAGCTCGTGCGATTCATTATGCCCAAGACGATCACGCGCGACCGATGGTAACGGTCAACTGCGCGGCGTTCACGACGGCGCTGCTCGAGAGCGAATTGTTCGGCCACGAAAAGGGAGCATTTACCGGGGCCGACGAAACACGCGACGGCAAGTTTGGCCTGGCCCATGGCGGGACGCTGTTTCTCGACGAGATCGGCCACATGTCGCTGCCGTTTCAGCGGAAGATTCTGCGGGTAGTCGAGTATGGCACGTATAACCGTGTCGGCGGACATACCGAACTGCGAACATCGGCCCGCATCATTGCCGCGACGAACGTTGACCTGCGTCAGCGGATTCGCGAAGGGGAGTTTCTGAGCGACCTGTACGACCGTCTGGCGTTCGAGGTAATCGAAGTTCCGACGTTGCGAGACCGCGAAGGGGATATCGAAGTCCTGGCGCAGCACTTCCTCGATCAGTTCGCCCAAGAGATACCCCGCTTCGCCGGCAAGCAGCTATCCCGGTCGGCGATCAACGTTTTGCGGCGGTATCGTTTTCCTGGTAACGTCCGCGAGCTGAAGAACATCATCGAGCGGGCCGCTTACCGCGACACGACCGACGAGATCACGCCGGAAGATATTGGCATGCTGGCCAACGACCCGCAAGATGTCGCTGGGTCTGGCTTCAAAGAGCGGCTAGATAACTTCTGCCGCTTGATGATTAGCGAAGCGATGACCCAGTGCGGCGAAAACCAAGCCGCTGCTGCCCGACAACTGGGGCTGAGTTATCATCAGTTTCGGTATTATTACGCGAAGTACTTGGGGGATGAATCGTAG
- a CDS encoding SPFH domain-containing protein, translating into MKRELTWSELMMRRLIILACVVGLAVEADLLVEHYLWPIAANEMALRQMESPAWSHTLQTLTALHASLPVSLTGLVLLAAAVLVGPLLVTRWTAPADAPASTASLKSKHSLVAMLGVVVLLAASSGCRPFDTPEFEEIDTSETGFLIPLEGATDQQVAFESERYLAERKVAAKRVQVPHRWVQTGRMYSMGQWMDTVRLIKVDRSPVTREWTADSSSGTKTANEAIWIESKDSVGFSVGFNCTAFIEEDDTARFLYMYRSRSLVDMMDSEVRARIQSVAAETAAKYDLDELRSRKQEMVDDVRQDVIAFFKQRGITVTTIGMFGGFTYQTPKIQEAIDETFVAQQKKVINMALFDAQQKENERIELEAEGQANMARTIAEGEADAIMKIAEATREAQSDPLFVQLKQFEVERERIEKWNGEYPSYLLQMDSGSQSPSLMLQLPAQTASVLGPPVN; encoded by the coding sequence ATGAAACGTGAGTTGACATGGAGTGAGTTGATGATGCGTCGCCTGATTATCCTGGCGTGCGTGGTGGGATTAGCCGTGGAGGCCGACCTGCTGGTCGAGCATTACCTCTGGCCGATCGCTGCCAACGAGATGGCCTTGCGGCAGATGGAATCGCCGGCCTGGTCGCATACGCTGCAAACGCTGACCGCGCTGCACGCGTCCCTTCCGGTTTCCTTGACGGGCCTCGTTCTGCTGGCCGCGGCGGTCCTCGTAGGACCACTGCTGGTAACTCGTTGGACCGCGCCAGCCGATGCACCGGCCAGCACCGCATCGCTGAAATCGAAGCATAGCCTGGTGGCGATGCTGGGTGTCGTCGTGCTGTTGGCTGCTTCGAGCGGATGCCGTCCGTTCGATACGCCTGAGTTCGAAGAAATCGATACCTCGGAAACCGGCTTCCTCATTCCGCTGGAAGGAGCCACCGATCAGCAGGTCGCGTTCGAATCGGAACGTTACCTGGCCGAGCGCAAAGTCGCTGCCAAACGCGTGCAGGTACCTCATCGCTGGGTCCAGACCGGCCGCATGTATAGCATGGGTCAATGGATGGACACGGTGCGTCTGATCAAGGTCGATCGTTCGCCTGTCACACGTGAATGGACTGCCGATTCCTCTAGCGGTACCAAGACCGCCAACGAAGCGATCTGGATCGAAAGCAAGGATTCAGTTGGTTTCTCGGTTGGATTTAACTGCACCGCGTTCATCGAAGAAGATGACACGGCTCGTTTTCTGTACATGTATCGCAGCCGTTCATTAGTCGACATGATGGACTCGGAAGTGCGAGCCCGCATTCAGTCGGTCGCAGCCGAAACGGCCGCCAAGTACGACCTCGACGAACTCCGTTCGCGCAAGCAGGAAATGGTCGACGACGTACGCCAGGACGTGATCGCGTTCTTCAAACAACGCGGTATCACCGTCACCACCATCGGCATGTTCGGCGGCTTCACCTATCAGACCCCCAAGATCCAGGAAGCGATCGACGAGACCTTCGTCGCGCAGCAGAAGAAGGTGATCAATATGGCCCTCTTCGATGCCCAACAGAAAGAGAACGAACGCATCGAACTGGAAGCCGAAGGCCAGGCGAACATGGCCCGGACCATCGCCGAAGGTGAGGCCGACGCGATCATGAAGATCGCCGAAGCAACCCGCGAAGCCCAGTCCGATCCACTGTTCGTGCAGCTCAAGCAGTTCGAGGTTGAACGCGAACGGATCGAGAAGTGGAACGGCGAGTACCCGAGCTATCTGCTGCAAATGGACTCCGGCAGCCAGTCGCCAAGCCTGATGCTACAGCTACCGGCCCAAACGGCCAGTGTGCTGGGTCCTCCGGTCAACTAA
- a CDS encoding WD40 repeat domain-containing protein yields the protein MKSGSLLGRTFVFSLVAVVLAVGWLTARAAADDSPVDFCIYSSRADASYVTSLRELLSQLSDDTTVNMAESLEQAAASDAEVLVLAMPDSRQIYSEELLDAIKRKKVIGLDFGAAQLFGQLKLLINGGACHFMTPKYHVPRLKQESSKLLGDQSPSPMFHPYRRVVPGDNFGMYISPQHNLIEHVDVIARCEFGEEYAPIVRQDNFVLLGYAAHPKDWNPQYRQLFLQVAQALLVNEMSISEPVETPTGKPGTYEYRLWQSRSPLGQSSQEFGFQFDQPVQFTAALTHTGSKAMMLLFRSELKTRHSTRKDAEMGESLAISVDITEEDIRENRGRYWILDSKNFDRINPAQCKLTIDIRPLEKLPADQDDPPLQLADEPQIQLPRSDISPSPYDLEFDQNVWTLNPMASYERPGASEGSAVDLKYSIDGRFIAIGGMLRATPPRTPSGGMIELWDVAAGRRTILSEGIETRIHPTLFSVAFSPDSRRLAAADSSGRVKVWSLAYPPIGEPEVFEFKDENFLNSTIADSLWFTPDGKELIVGAHPSQRFNLDTGESVKYVPQDTDKPSGTAAIERLRGHWYLPTAKIQVTTTAPRFMEGAVVFSDGSSGKAKATIVGLSYERPRIAISANGKLLAVNSARMKLTQDSKTWWDEYREYPTHRIPPTRIALFEINDGLPEFLAQVEVGHELISGIGLSPDGKTLVTCGSHLTFWDLSDIEKEAPEDQ from the coding sequence ATGAAATCGGGAAGCCTCCTGGGCCGAACGTTTGTCTTTTCGTTGGTGGCTGTGGTCCTAGCGGTCGGGTGGTTGACTGCCCGTGCCGCAGCGGATGATTCGCCGGTCGACTTTTGTATCTATTCGTCGCGGGCTGACGCCTCGTACGTAACCTCGCTACGGGAACTCTTAAGCCAGTTGAGCGACGACACGACGGTTAACATGGCCGAGTCGCTCGAGCAAGCCGCGGCTTCCGACGCCGAGGTCTTGGTGCTGGCGATGCCAGACTCGCGGCAGATTTACTCCGAAGAACTGCTAGACGCTATCAAGCGGAAGAAAGTCATTGGCCTGGACTTTGGGGCGGCGCAGTTGTTCGGTCAGTTGAAGCTGCTGATCAATGGAGGTGCCTGTCATTTTATGACACCGAAGTATCATGTGCCTCGATTGAAACAAGAGTCGAGCAAGCTCTTGGGGGATCAATCGCCGTCTCCGATGTTCCATCCGTATCGTCGAGTGGTACCTGGGGACAACTTCGGGATGTACATCTCGCCCCAGCATAATTTAATAGAACATGTCGACGTGATTGCCCGCTGCGAATTCGGGGAAGAATATGCCCCAATCGTGCGACAAGATAATTTCGTGCTGCTTGGCTACGCGGCGCATCCGAAAGATTGGAACCCGCAGTACCGGCAGTTGTTTCTGCAGGTCGCCCAGGCATTGCTTGTGAACGAAATGAGTATCTCCGAACCGGTCGAAACCCCAACCGGCAAGCCAGGCACCTACGAGTACCGACTATGGCAATCAAGGTCGCCGCTGGGCCAATCTTCGCAGGAATTCGGATTCCAGTTCGACCAGCCGGTGCAGTTTACCGCCGCGCTCACGCACACCGGCTCGAAGGCGATGATGCTGCTATTTAGGTCTGAGCTGAAGACACGCCACTCGACGCGAAAGGATGCAGAAATGGGGGAGTCGCTTGCGATCTCTGTCGATATCACCGAGGAGGACATTCGAGAGAATCGAGGACGCTATTGGATTTTGGATAGCAAGAATTTCGATCGGATCAATCCTGCCCAGTGCAAGTTGACAATCGATATCCGTCCGCTCGAAAAACTGCCTGCCGATCAGGACGATCCACCTTTGCAACTGGCTGACGAGCCGCAAATACAACTGCCGCGGTCGGACATTTCGCCGTCGCCGTATGACTTAGAATTCGATCAAAACGTTTGGACGCTAAACCCGATGGCCTCCTACGAGCGACCGGGGGCTTCCGAGGGATCTGCCGTCGATTTGAAGTACTCGATCGATGGACGTTTCATTGCCATCGGAGGAATGTTACGTGCGACCCCTCCTAGGACTCCCAGCGGCGGAATGATTGAGCTATGGGATGTGGCTGCAGGTCGGCGAACGATTTTAAGCGAGGGTATCGAGACACGGATTCATCCCACGTTGTTTTCGGTTGCGTTCTCGCCTGATTCTCGGCGGCTTGCTGCGGCGGATAGTTCGGGACGCGTGAAGGTGTGGAGTCTGGCCTACCCACCGATCGGCGAGCCGGAAGTGTTTGAATTTAAGGACGAGAACTTCTTGAATTCCACCATTGCCGATTCGCTTTGGTTTACTCCGGATGGAAAGGAGCTAATTGTGGGGGCCCATCCATCACAACGTTTCAATCTCGATACTGGGGAGAGTGTAAAGTATGTTCCCCAAGACACGGATAAGCCCAGTGGAACGGCGGCGATCGAACGCCTGCGAGGTCACTGGTATCTTCCTACGGCGAAGATTCAGGTGACGACAACCGCCCCCAGGTTTATGGAGGGGGCTGTTGTCTTTTCCGACGGTTCGTCTGGGAAAGCGAAGGCCACGATTGTCGGCCTGAGTTACGAGAGGCCAAGAATTGCCATCTCGGCCAACGGAAAGTTGTTGGCAGTGAACAGTGCCCGTATGAAGCTTACCCAAGATAGCAAGACCTGGTGGGACGAATATCGCGAATACCCTACGCACCGCATACCGCCTACGAGGATCGCGTTGTTCGAGATCAACGATGGCCTGCCGGAGTTCCTCGCCCAGGTGGAAGTGGGGCATGAGTTGATTTCGGGGATCGGGCTTTCACCGGATGGTAAGACGCTGGTTACCTGCGGAAGTCATTTGACGTTTTGGGATCTTAGCGACATTGAAAAAGAAGCCCCGGAAGATCAATGA
- a CDS encoding DUF1501 domain-containing protein: MNDQPTSLLNRRCLLKNSAVGFGYLALSALLQGESRQAMGAPTGEVPHFPARAKRVIFLFMKGGPSHVDTFDYKPQLQKDDGKPLPFDKPRVQFAPTGNLLGSPWKFRQYGESGMYVSELFPHVAQHVDDLCFLHSVHGTNPSHGGALLKLHTGSDNFIRPSMGAWVNYGLGSENDNLPGFVTICPTFAHGGAKNWGSAFLPAEYQGIPLGVASQPSTTANVKYIDNPRWSKNVQRVQLDLMNAMNREHLTHVQSEPSLEARIQSFELAYRMQSKMPEAQDLSQETAETIEMYGLNDPVTQDFGRQCLLARRFAERGVRFIQVTHSDTKVQWDQHGDLKAGHTKNAAEVDRPIGALLADLKRRGLLEDTLVLWGGEFGRTPTCQGSGADGRDHNPEGFTMWMAGGGVKAGYRHGTTDQYGYYAQENKMHVHDLHATLLYLLGLNHERLTYRHAGRDFRLTDVHGIVHREILA, translated from the coding sequence ATGAACGACCAACCGACATCCTTGCTGAACCGGCGGTGCCTGCTGAAGAACTCGGCGGTCGGCTTCGGCTACCTGGCGTTGTCGGCGCTGCTGCAAGGGGAGTCGCGACAAGCGATGGGAGCACCGACCGGTGAGGTGCCGCACTTTCCAGCACGTGCCAAGCGGGTCATCTTTCTGTTCATGAAGGGTGGTCCTTCGCATGTCGATACGTTCGACTATAAGCCGCAGCTGCAAAAGGATGACGGCAAGCCTCTTCCCTTCGACAAGCCGCGCGTACAATTCGCCCCGACCGGCAACCTGTTGGGTTCGCCATGGAAGTTTCGTCAATACGGCGAAAGTGGCATGTACGTGAGCGAGCTCTTTCCGCACGTCGCGCAGCATGTCGATGACTTGTGCTTTTTACACTCGGTCCACGGCACCAACCCTTCGCATGGCGGGGCACTATTGAAGCTGCATACCGGCAGCGATAACTTCATTCGCCCTAGCATGGGCGCGTGGGTGAATTACGGGCTGGGGAGCGAGAACGATAACCTGCCTGGTTTCGTGACAATCTGTCCTACGTTCGCTCATGGGGGCGCGAAGAATTGGGGTTCGGCGTTCCTGCCGGCCGAGTACCAAGGCATTCCCCTGGGTGTCGCCTCGCAGCCGTCGACCACGGCCAACGTCAAGTACATTGATAACCCGCGTTGGTCGAAAAATGTCCAGCGCGTGCAGCTCGACTTGATGAATGCGATGAACCGCGAGCACTTGACGCACGTGCAAAGCGAGCCTTCGCTGGAAGCGAGGATTCAATCGTTCGAGCTGGCTTATCGTATGCAGTCGAAAATGCCCGAGGCACAAGATCTCTCGCAGGAAACAGCTGAGACGATCGAAATGTACGGGCTGAACGATCCGGTCACCCAGGACTTCGGCCGGCAATGTTTGCTCGCGCGGCGTTTTGCCGAGCGGGGCGTTCGTTTCATTCAGGTGACCCACAGCGATACGAAAGTGCAGTGGGATCAACATGGCGATCTGAAAGCAGGTCACACCAAGAATGCGGCTGAGGTCGATCGACCAATCGGGGCGCTATTGGCCGATCTCAAACGCCGCGGCCTGTTAGAAGATACGCTCGTATTGTGGGGTGGCGAGTTCGGACGAACGCCGACTTGCCAAGGAAGCGGTGCCGATGGCCGCGATCACAACCCCGAAGGGTTCACCATGTGGATGGCTGGCGGCGGCGTGAAGGCCGGCTATCGCCACGGTACGACCGACCAGTACGGCTACTACGCCCAGGAAAATAAAATGCACGTGCATGATCTGCACGCGACGCTGCTGTACCTGTTGGGGCTCAATCACGAGCGGCTGACCTATCGTCACGCCGGTCGTGATTTTCGGTTGACGGATGTGCACGGTATCGTGCACCGCGAGATCCTGGCCTAG